One stretch of Paramormyrops kingsleyae isolate MSU_618 chromosome 4, PKINGS_0.4, whole genome shotgun sequence DNA includes these proteins:
- the prlh2 gene encoding prolactin releasing hormone 2 encodes MLAAEAACPAQQCLSKCTRLRVTAVYTALLLLSASMISAHSTTLKHDLHIGHSVDNRSPEIDPFWYVGRGVRPIGRFGKRQSASGGLRPLVNSLALLLGGLRAKDLQKLPDALIGEDAHWLP; translated from the exons ATGCTGGCAGCCGAGGCTGCGTGTCCCGCGCAGCAGTGCCTGTCCAAGTGCACCCGTCTGAGGGTGACGGCCGTTTACACGGCACTGCTCCTCCTGTCCGCCAGCATGATCTCCGCACACAGCACGACGCTCAAGCACGACCTCCACATCGGCCACAGCGTGGACAACAGAA GTCCAGAGATCGACCCCTTCTGGTACGTCGGCCGAGGCGTGAGACCCATCGGGAGGTTTGGGAAGAGGCAGAGCGCCAGCGGGGGCTTGAGACCCCTGGTTAACAGCCTGGCGCTGCTTCTCGGCGGCTTGAGGGCCAAAGACCTGCAGAAGCTCCCCGACGCGCTGATCGGCGAGGACGCCCACTGGCTGCCATGA
- the zfand1 gene encoding AN1-type zinc finger protein 1: protein MAELDIGEHCQVETCSQKDFLPFVCDACSGVFCVEHRSRGSHSCTEIPAVKEAPPSGGSISYHCDFANCSGKELVPVVCAHCQKHFCLAHRHQDDHKCVRLETSGPRMAATQELVKKIVESKAASSTSKGRKGAKNSATAAKVALMKLKLHAVGDKGLPQTERTYFQVFLPKGSRETSSPMFFCSKWTVGRVVDFAALQAGLKNNNNVVAAKKLRLCHPQTGRVLKMDDTLLSLLSHPDVPLFNGGNIILEYLDNDSTELPDFDTYLPRS from the exons ATGGCCGAGCTGGATATCGGTGAGCACTGTCAGGTTGAAACCTGTAGCCAGAAAG ATTTTCTGCCATTTGTGTGCGATGCATGTTCAGGCGTTTTTTG CGTGGAGCACAGGAGCCGCGGGTCTCATTCTTGTACGGAG ATCCCAGCAGTGAAGGAGGCGCCCCCTTCTGGTGGCAGTATATCCTACCATTGTGATTTCGCAAACTGCAGTGGGAAGGAGCTAGTGCCGGTTGTGTGTGCACACTGTCAGAAGCACTTTTGCCTTGC GCATCGACATCAAGATGACCACAAATGTGTGAGGCTAGAAACATCTGGGCCACGTATGGCAGCTACCCAGGAACTTGTGAAAAAAATTGTAG AGTCAAAGGCAGCATCGTCCACCAGCAAAGGACGGAAGGGCGCGAAGAACAGCGCCACGGCGGCTAAGGTGGCACTCATGAAGCTGAAGCTCCACGCTGTTGGGGACAAGGGGCTGCCACAG ACAGAAAGAACGTACTTCCAAGTCTTTCTGCCCAAAGGCTCCAGGGAGACCAGCTCACCCATGTTCTTCTGCTCTAAGTGGACCGTGGGGAGAGTGGTGGACTTTGCAGCCTTGCAAGCAGGTctgaagaacaacaacaacgtGGTGGCAGCCAAG AAGCTGAGACTGTGCCACCCGCAGACGGGCAGGGTCTTGAAGATGGATGATACCCTGCTCTCACTGCTGTCCCACCCAGACGTCCCGCTCTTCAACGGGGGAAACATCATCCTCGAGTACCTGGACAATGATTCTACAGAGCTCCCTGACTTTGACACATATCTCCCTCGGTCCTGA
- the chmp4c gene encoding charged multivesicular body protein 4c isoform X1: MANKLKSKTLISHPNNCTIVRFQRGGHFHRLDSVYIHASPIPSFQASSFRKSQEAIHRLRETEEMLTKKQEYLEKKIEQEIAIAKKNGTKNKRAALQALKRKKRLEQHLTKIDGTLSTIEFQREALENANTNTEVLKNMGYAAKAMKGIHQNMDLEKIDSLMQDITEQQEVAEEISNAITQPFGEDFDEDELLAELEQLQQEDMEESMKSMGKLPSVPATSLPALPKQKTATKTKKKVEDDDDMEALASWAT, from the exons ATGGCAAACAAGCTTAAGAGCAAAACTTTAATTAGCCACCCAAATAATTGTACAATTGTACGTTTTCAGCGTGGAGGTCATTTTCATAGGCTTGACTCTGTTTACATCCACGCTTCGCCCATTCCCTCCTTCCAGGCGTCAAGTTTCAGGAAGTCACAG GAGGCTATCCATAGGCTGAGGGAGACGGAGGAGATGTTAACCAAGAAGCAGGAGTACCTGGAGAAGAAAATCGAGCAAGAAATTGCCATCGCCAAAAAGAATGGGACCAAAAATAAAAGAG CTGCCCTCCAGGCCCTCAAGAGAAAGAAGCGTCTGGAGCAGCATCTGACGAAGATTGACGGCACACTGTCCACCATTGAGTTTCAGCGGGAGGCGCTGGAGAACGCCAACACCAACACAGAGGTGCTGAAGAACATGGGATACGCTGCCAAGGCCATGAAAGGCATTCATCAGAACAT GGACCTGGAGAAGATCGATTCGCTGATGCAAGACATCACAGAGCAGCAGGAGGTAGCAGAGGAGATAAGCAACGCCATCACACAGCCATTCGGGGAGGATTTTGATGAG GACGAGCTTCTTGCTGAGCtagagcagctgcagcaggaggaCATGGAGGAGAGCATGAAGAGCATGGGCAAGCTGCCCAGCGTGCCTGCCACCTCTCTGCCCGCACTGCCGAAGCAGAAGACAG CCACCAAGACGAAGAAGAAGGTCGAGGATGATGACGATATGGAGGCACTGGCTTCCTGGGCAACATAA
- the chmp4c gene encoding charged multivesicular body protein 4c isoform X2 — MSKISKMFKGGSSKPKNVASPQEAIHRLRETEEMLTKKQEYLEKKIEQEIAIAKKNGTKNKRAALQALKRKKRLEQHLTKIDGTLSTIEFQREALENANTNTEVLKNMGYAAKAMKGIHQNMDLEKIDSLMQDITEQQEVAEEISNAITQPFGEDFDEDELLAELEQLQQEDMEESMKSMGKLPSVPATSLPALPKQKTATKTKKKVEDDDDMEALASWAT; from the exons atgagtaAAATATCGAAGATGTTCAAAGGCGGCTCCTCAAAGCCCAAGAACGTTGCTTCTCCTCAGGAGGCTATCCATAGGCTGAGGGAGACGGAGGAGATGTTAACCAAGAAGCAGGAGTACCTGGAGAAGAAAATCGAGCAAGAAATTGCCATCGCCAAAAAGAATGGGACCAAAAATAAAAGAG CTGCCCTCCAGGCCCTCAAGAGAAAGAAGCGTCTGGAGCAGCATCTGACGAAGATTGACGGCACACTGTCCACCATTGAGTTTCAGCGGGAGGCGCTGGAGAACGCCAACACCAACACAGAGGTGCTGAAGAACATGGGATACGCTGCCAAGGCCATGAAAGGCATTCATCAGAACAT GGACCTGGAGAAGATCGATTCGCTGATGCAAGACATCACAGAGCAGCAGGAGGTAGCAGAGGAGATAAGCAACGCCATCACACAGCCATTCGGGGAGGATTTTGATGAG GACGAGCTTCTTGCTGAGCtagagcagctgcagcaggaggaCATGGAGGAGAGCATGAAGAGCATGGGCAAGCTGCCCAGCGTGCCTGCCACCTCTCTGCCCGCACTGCCGAAGCAGAAGACAG CCACCAAGACGAAGAAGAAGGTCGAGGATGATGACGATATGGAGGCACTGGCTTCCTGGGCAACATAA